In one window of Armatimonadota bacterium DNA:
- a CDS encoding LPS-assembly protein LptD, whose amino-acid sequence MSTGSCTGRRMAALLMVMLVGAAGAGWSQDQPADYIELRSADHIRYDDARRVVYARGNVRFGYEDVEVSADELTADLRADTAVLAGGVVLRTQGEQFRGDTLLVHLDTREWEFTDARSAISPRYFESGVLSPLYVGARDVRGFKDRLAVKGADFTTCDLPHPHYEITARSLRIWPGRKLIADHAGFWVLGERIFTLPWFLVPLREPGRQPLVPLAGQDAFQGYYLKTIINYVRSDDSYGSGHLDLMSRRGVGTGIEHTEVHPRGRSDLYLYQVNNTNTNATEWTARGTHQQDLGDGLSLRASADVRSQNYYYVAGTRVANSQLALNQQRGGSHSSLAFDYNNTSGSFDFTRFSTSLRHNQRGPRYGLSLDSRYDSQTTFADEADDLELNNRVEVTDRQTSMDARLVVSKRFDLDDDDYTGDDFYQVVDRLPELLLETDTYRLRAAPGGIPARMTLSVGNFSERPTDLDAYRVYYDYRAIPDTIRLGPATRVNATGRFQQYLYGDRDRTAQYAYGGNLRLEQDLGDEWQARLGYVLLEPKGYTPFRFDYIGNYRSATFDLNYRRGTRYRARLRTGYDARFSRWQNVIARAELPLHRNLQLGVSAGYDPNRGMPRDLLTQLRFGDYRTALEVSALYQPDSGKLLRATGYLDWVANPKWRVQLLSSYDGLQDKFVYGEVLVTRDMHCWEAMAYYSLQRDLFRLDFRIKAFDWGRPDFGVGRSGQYLDTSLGEWH is encoded by the coding sequence ATGAGCACGGGTTCTTGCACTGGCCGCCGCATGGCCGCGCTGCTGATGGTGATGCTCGTCGGCGCGGCCGGCGCGGGCTGGTCGCAGGATCAGCCCGCCGACTATATCGAGCTGCGGTCGGCCGATCACATCCGCTACGACGACGCGCGCCGCGTCGTCTATGCCCGCGGGAATGTTCGCTTCGGCTACGAGGACGTCGAAGTATCGGCCGACGAACTCACGGCCGACCTGCGGGCCGACACCGCCGTGCTCGCGGGCGGCGTCGTCCTGCGCACGCAGGGGGAGCAGTTCCGCGGCGACACCTTGCTGGTTCACCTCGACACTCGAGAATGGGAATTTACCGACGCGCGCAGCGCGATCTCCCCGCGCTACTTCGAGAGCGGGGTGCTGTCCCCGCTCTACGTCGGCGCGCGCGACGTGCGAGGCTTCAAGGACCGCCTCGCGGTCAAGGGCGCGGATTTCACGACCTGCGACCTGCCGCACCCCCACTACGAGATAACCGCCCGCAGCCTGCGCATCTGGCCCGGGCGCAAGCTCATCGCCGATCACGCCGGATTCTGGGTGCTCGGCGAGCGCATCTTCACTCTCCCGTGGTTTCTCGTCCCGCTTCGGGAGCCGGGGCGGCAGCCTCTCGTGCCTCTCGCCGGGCAGGACGCGTTCCAGGGTTATTACCTCAAGACGATCATCAACTACGTCCGCAGCGACGACTCCTACGGCTCCGGGCATCTCGACCTGATGAGCCGGCGCGGAGTCGGCACCGGCATCGAGCACACCGAGGTCCACCCCCGCGGCCGCAGCGATCTCTACCTCTACCAGGTCAACAACACCAATACCAACGCAACCGAGTGGACCGCGCGCGGCACGCATCAACAGGACCTCGGGGACGGCTTGAGCCTGCGCGCCAGCGCCGACGTCCGCAGCCAGAACTACTACTACGTCGCGGGCACCCGGGTGGCCAACTCTCAACTCGCCCTCAACCAGCAGCGCGGCGGCAGCCACTCATCCCTCGCCTTCGATTACAACAACACCAGCGGCTCTTTCGACTTCACGCGCTTCTCGACGTCGTTGCGCCACAACCAGCGCGGGCCGCGCTACGGCCTCTCGCTCGACTCGCGCTACGACAGCCAGACGACGTTCGCCGACGAGGCCGACGACCTCGAGCTGAACAACCGCGTCGAGGTCACCGACCGCCAGACGAGCATGGACGCGCGGCTCGTCGTCAGCAAGCGGTTCGATCTGGATGACGACGATTACACGGGCGACGATTTCTACCAGGTCGTTGATCGCCTGCCGGAGCTGCTGCTGGAAACCGATACCTATCGCCTGCGCGCGGCGCCGGGCGGCATCCCCGCGAGAATGACCCTCAGCGTGGGCAATTTCTCGGAGCGCCCGACCGACCTCGATGCCTACCGCGTCTATTACGATTACCGCGCTATTCCCGACACCATCCGCCTGGGCCCCGCGACGCGCGTCAACGCCACCGGCCGGTTCCAGCAGTACCTCTACGGCGACCGCGATCGCACCGCCCAATACGCCTACGGCGGCAACCTTCGCCTCGAGCAGGACCTCGGCGATGAGTGGCAGGCGCGGCTCGGGTACGTCCTGCTCGAACCCAAGGGATACACGCCATTCCGGTTCGATTACATCGGCAACTATCGGTCGGCGACGTTCGATTTGAACTACCGCCGCGGCACGCGCTACCGCGCGCGACTGCGCACCGGCTACGACGCTCGCTTCAGTCGCTGGCAAAACGTCATCGCGCGCGCGGAGCTGCCGCTCCATCGCAATCTGCAACTCGGCGTCTCCGCCGGCTACGACCCCAACCGCGGCATGCCCCGCGACCTGCTCACGCAACTGCGCTTCGGCGATTACCGGACGGCCTTGGAGGTCAGTGCGCTCTATCAGCCCGACTCGGGTAAGCTCTTGCGCGCCACCGGCTACCTCGACTGGGTCGCCAACCCCAAGTGGCGTGTGCAGCTTCTGTCGAGCTACGATGGCCTGCAGGACAAGTTCGTCTACGGCGAAGTGCTGGTCACCCGCGATATGCACTGCTGGGAGGCGATGGCGTATTACAGCCTGCAGCGCGACTTGTTCCGGCTGGATTTCCGCATCAAGGCCTTCGATTGGGGACGGCCTGATTTCGGTGTCGGGCGCTCGGGCCAGTACCTGGACACCAGCCTCGGGGAGTGGCACTAG
- a CDS encoding M67 family metallopeptidase, producing the protein MVLIGKDTLQQIIADAERAYPAECCGILIGRREDVRVVTVAHPAANVSRDGRRDRYEIDPAEIHRVARETEGTAEQIIGFYHSHPGFPPHPSVHDAVKAWPYYSYLIVSIRNGGHNGGNIALRSWVWQNGKGEFREEPVEVTLASATAEAVS; encoded by the coding sequence ATGGTACTCATAGGTAAGGATACTCTTCAGCAGATCATCGCCGACGCCGAGCGTGCATACCCCGCCGAGTGCTGCGGCATTCTCATCGGCCGCCGCGAGGACGTGCGCGTGGTCACGGTGGCGCATCCGGCCGCCAACGTGAGCCGCGACGGCCGGCGCGACCGCTACGAGATTGACCCGGCGGAGATCCACCGGGTCGCGCGCGAGACCGAGGGCACGGCAGAGCAGATCATCGGCTTCTACCATTCCCATCCGGGTTTCCCGCCGCACCCATCGGTGCACGACGCCGTCAAGGCGTGGCCGTACTACTCCTACCTGATTGTGTCGATCCGCAACGGTGGGCACAACGGCGGGAACATCGCCTTGCGCTCGTGGGTATGGCAAAACGGCAAAGGCGAGTTCCGCGAAGAGCCGGTAGAGGTCACGTTGGCTTCGGCAACAGCGGAGGCCGTGTCCTAG